Proteins from one Candidatus Cloacimonadota bacterium genomic window:
- the aroF gene encoding 3-deoxy-7-phosphoheptulonate synthase, with protein MDKIERFGLSKFEIIAGPCTIENYENLYNNAQVLKELGIKYLRGGAYKMRTSFHSFRGLGDSGVIHLENVGKELDMITVSECTQIDKVEYMAQHIDVLVVGTRNMHNYPLLEALGNIDKPIILKRGIAATYDEWLAAAGYIIDNGNEQVILCERGIRTFVRDTRYTFDVSAIAVMKRKSGLPVIADPSHAAGNRNLVPSLAYSAIAAGADGLLLECTTNPSENICDADQTIEPQTLKHIIDATPNLRRHLLGTN; from the coding sequence ATGGATAAAATAGAAAGATTCGGGTTAAGTAAATTCGAGATAATAGCAGGGCCATGCACTATAGAGAACTATGAAAACCTCTATAATAATGCTCAAGTTCTAAAAGAGCTTGGTATTAAGTATTTGCGTGGAGGAGCATACAAAATGCGCACATCATTCCATAGCTTTAGAGGACTAGGTGATTCTGGAGTTATTCATTTAGAAAATGTGGGTAAAGAACTAGATATGATTACCGTATCTGAATGTACACAAATTGATAAAGTGGAATATATGGCGCAACATATAGATGTTCTGGTAGTTGGCACTAGGAACATGCATAACTACCCTCTTTTAGAAGCACTGGGGAATATCGATAAACCGATTATCCTTAAAAGAGGAATTGCCGCTACATACGATGAATGGTTGGCAGCAGCAGGATATATAATTGATAATGGAAATGAGCAAGTAATACTCTGCGAAAGAGGCATCAGAACATTTGTAAGGGATACCCGCTATACATTTGATGTATCTGCTATAGCCGTAATGAAAAGAAAAAGTGGTTTGCCTGTAATAGCCGATCCGTCCCATGCTGCTGGCAATAGAAATCTGGTGCCTTCACTCGCATATTCGGCAATTGCGGCAGGAGCAGATGGCCTTTTGTTAGAATGTACGACAAATCCCAGTGAAAACATTTGCGACGCAGATCAAACAATAGAACCACAAACTCTTAAACATATTATTGATGCTACCCCGAATCTTCGGCGGCATCTTCTAGGAACCAATTAA
- a CDS encoding YicC family protein, translating to MKSMTGYGKSQISRNNIDCNIEIKSVNGRYLDVKCYLPREISFWEYELRKTTSKYVNRGSIEIKVYINDYREPKLRLNELKLQKYYDIIRQAQKSLNITSDVSLEYLLNEPGVVESMNSYDEDTDLIALINDCLEEALKIIVYSMELEAKSMKSILMSSFTRIQKALNYIEEKILPFKEELFSSMHKRINEILNSYNIETTEQRLMQELAIYIDKYDIQEEITRLKSHIQTFLDTINKDVESGKTLNFILQEMQREANTLGSKFSNSKTFSDILTIKEEIEKCREIVQNVS from the coding sequence ATGAAAAGTATGACCGGTTATGGTAAAAGTCAAATTAGCAGAAACAACATAGATTGCAATATAGAGATTAAAAGCGTTAATGGCAGATATCTGGACGTAAAATGCTATCTGCCAAGAGAAATTAGTTTTTGGGAATATGAGCTTCGAAAGACTACCTCCAAATATGTCAACAGGGGCTCGATCGAGATCAAGGTATATATAAATGACTATCGTGAACCAAAACTGCGCTTAAATGAGCTAAAACTGCAAAAATACTACGACATTATTCGTCAAGCACAGAAATCCTTGAATATAACTAGCGATGTATCGTTAGAATATTTATTGAATGAACCTGGTGTAGTTGAATCTATGAATAGTTATGATGAAGATACTGATTTGATAGCTCTAATCAACGATTGTCTGGAAGAAGCACTTAAGATAATTGTCTATTCAATGGAATTAGAAGCTAAAAGCATGAAGAGCATACTAATGAGTTCATTTACAAGGATTCAAAAAGCATTGAATTACATTGAAGAAAAAATTCTACCTTTTAAGGAAGAATTATTCTCTTCTATGCATAAGAGAATAAATGAGATTCTTAACAGTTACAATATAGAAACTACTGAACAAAGACTAATGCAAGAACTTGCGATATATATAGATAAATATGATATACAAGAAGAGATAACTCGCTTAAAATCCCACATACAGACCTTTCTTGACACTATTAATAAGGATGTAGAAAGCGGAAAAACGCTAAATTTCATTCTTCAAGAGATGCAACGCGAAGCAAACACTTTAGGTTCTAAGTTTTCTAATAGTAAGACATTCTCTGATATACTAACAATAAAAGAAGAGATAGAGAAATGTAGGGAGATTGTACAGAATGTATCGTGA
- a CDS encoding 3-deoxy-D-manno-octulosonic acid transferase translates to MKIYYNILLVGYKLVTELIFFISRPILWLILPLFNYRESIIIPESNNDNPVLIHCSSVGELNAIIPLVRHLIKEGIPLIINTVTVTGRDLAKRQFPELRVTLAPLDFASLRFKQIKAISPRLIIVVETEIWPMMLDISARMNVAVIFINARMSDKSLDRYLRMKGLLRYLGRNVQLVLAQSKDDQQRFKKIWNTRVLAAGNLKYCLQLTQYDNLKTREKLGFKKNDKILVWGSSRPGEENLLMTIFPSLKAEIPNLRVILAPRHPKRCDEVERMLIEYEYCKLSELSNGSLYEILLIDGLGYLDKAYAISDLAVVGGSFYNFGGHNPLEPAFYGKAIIIGEYHASCKSSVNKLAQNKALVVSSIRTLQQDIIKLLKNDTMREEMGKRAKIVLTENAEALENHIKGIMKCLP, encoded by the coding sequence ATGAAGATATACTACAACATTCTTTTGGTGGGGTATAAGCTAGTAACAGAGCTGATCTTTTTTATCAGCCGTCCAATCTTGTGGCTAATTTTACCACTATTTAATTATCGTGAGTCAATAATAATTCCAGAATCCAATAATGATAATCCAGTATTGATTCACTGTTCATCTGTTGGTGAACTAAATGCTATTATCCCACTAGTAAGGCATCTGATCAAGGAAGGCATTCCTCTTATTATAAATACTGTAACAGTAACAGGAAGAGATTTGGCAAAACGTCAGTTTCCTGAATTGAGGGTCACGCTTGCTCCCCTAGATTTTGCATCATTAAGGTTTAAACAAATAAAGGCGATATCACCAAGATTAATAATTGTTGTAGAAACCGAAATATGGCCAATGATGCTGGATATATCGGCACGCATGAATGTAGCAGTTATATTTATCAATGCACGTATGAGTGATAAGTCTCTTGATAGATACCTGAGAATGAAAGGATTATTACGCTATTTAGGGAGAAATGTTCAACTTGTTTTAGCGCAGAGTAAAGATGATCAGCAACGTTTTAAGAAGATTTGGAATACAAGAGTTCTCGCGGCTGGAAATCTCAAGTACTGCCTCCAACTTACTCAGTATGACAATTTGAAAACCAGAGAAAAACTTGGCTTTAAGAAAAATGATAAGATTCTGGTATGGGGGAGTTCGCGTCCTGGTGAAGAAAACCTTTTAATGACAATCTTTCCCAGTTTGAAAGCAGAAATACCTAATTTACGAGTAATTTTGGCACCACGGCATCCCAAACGTTGTGATGAAGTAGAACGAATGCTAATAGAATACGAGTATTGCAAGCTCTCAGAATTGAGCAATGGCAGTTTATATGAAATATTATTGATTGATGGATTGGGATATTTAGACAAGGCTTATGCTATATCCGATTTAGCTGTTGTAGGTGGATCTTTTTATAATTTTGGAGGTCATAATCCTTTAGAGCCTGCTTTTTATGGTAAGGCAATAATAATTGGAGAATATCATGCTTCTTGTAAAAGTTCAGTTAATAAATTGGCTCAGAATAAAGCGCTAGTGGTATCCTCCATACGTACTTTACAGCAAGACATCATCAAACTTTTAAAAAACGATACCATGCGAGAAGAAATGGGGAAGAGGGCAAAAATAGTCTTGACTGAAAATGCCGAAGCTCTGGAAAATCACATAAAAGGAATTATGAAATGTCTACCATAA
- the amrS gene encoding AmmeMemoRadiSam system radical SAM enzyme, with amino-acid sequence MSTIMREAMFYKNLNKETVQCELCPHYCVIHSGEQGKCRSRENIEGKLYANNYAQSIGISIDPIEKKPLYHFRPGSRILSLGPNSCNLNCKFCQNYSISQLLSPTISISIDDLYQTVCSKCKIKQIAFTYTEPLTWYEYIIDFAEKYPDVDVVLISNAYINPEPLKRIIPYIKAINIDLKSFTNEFYQDLCSGSIDPVKKSIEMCVAANIHTEITLLLIPSLNNNSKELELYCQYLAEINKEMPLHISAYHPDYLIDTPPTSIDDVASAIAIAKNKLDYVYGGNLPIDDYASTKCPNCGKEIIERRMHWCRSTVEADALCPHCKHKIYGVYDF; translated from the coding sequence ATGTCTACCATAATGCGTGAAGCAATGTTTTACAAGAACTTAAACAAGGAGACAGTGCAATGTGAACTGTGTCCTCATTACTGCGTCATTCATTCCGGTGAGCAAGGTAAATGTCGTAGCCGTGAGAATATTGAAGGTAAACTGTATGCCAACAATTATGCTCAAAGTATAGGCATAAGTATCGATCCCATCGAAAAAAAACCTTTATATCACTTTCGACCGGGTTCTCGCATTTTATCGTTAGGGCCAAATTCTTGTAATCTGAATTGCAAATTTTGTCAGAATTACAGCATATCTCAATTGCTTAGCCCCACAATCTCCATATCTATTGATGATCTTTACCAAACTGTATGCAGCAAATGCAAAATAAAACAAATAGCATTTACTTATACCGAGCCACTAACTTGGTATGAGTACATAATTGATTTTGCAGAAAAATACCCCGACGTAGATGTTGTATTGATATCCAATGCATATATAAATCCAGAGCCCCTAAAGAGAATCATACCTTATATTAAAGCGATAAATATCGATTTGAAGTCTTTCACAAATGAGTTTTACCAAGACCTGTGTAGCGGCTCAATCGATCCGGTTAAAAAGTCGATTGAAATGTGTGTAGCTGCTAATATTCATACCGAAATTACGCTTCTTTTGATACCGAGTCTGAATAATAATAGCAAAGAATTGGAATTGTATTGCCAATATTTGGCAGAAATCAATAAAGAGATGCCTCTACATATCTCTGCTTATCATCCGGATTATTTGATTGATACTCCTCCAACCTCAATAGACGATGTGGCTTCTGCTATTGCTATAGCCAAAAATAAGTTAGACTATGTGTACGGCGGCAATCTTCCTATAGATGATTATGCTAGTACTAAATGTCCCAATTGCGGTAAAGAAATAATTGAAAGAAGAATGCACTGGTGCCGTAGTACAGTTGAAGCTGATGCTCTTTGTCCCCATTGCAAACATAAGATTTATGGGGTTTATGATTTCTAA
- the miaB gene encoding tRNA (N6-isopentenyl adenosine(37)-C2)-methylthiotransferase MiaB yields the protein MKFYIETYGCQMNVADSELVYSILQNAGYTPANSIDETDILLFNTCSVREHAERRVLGRISNERHRKKEKPWFKIVLLGCMAQRIGRILLEKDIGIDYAVGVDQYKDLPVLLSSDIHSALEFNPVEIYDAIMPVHQGKHCAYVTIMRGCNNFCSYCIVPHVRGRERSRPYNDILCDVKSALEFNMLDISLLGQNVNSYHYQELSFPKLLHKISEDIPELRRLRFVTSHPKDLSDELVIQMRDNPKICEHIHLPMQSGSDDVLFRMNRSYSYNKYLERINKLRDAIPNIAITTDLIAGFPGETDQEFEDTLSAMENIEFDYAFCFKYSPRNGTSAANFENQIPEKIRLKRLQTMIELQRKITLKKFKAQVGNIVEVYVEGFSKKSKQQVSGKTRDFKIAVLNGNETHIGKIVKVYVEDATAGTLLCGVPL from the coding sequence ATGAAGTTTTATATAGAAACCTATGGCTGTCAAATGAATGTGGCAGATAGCGAATTAGTATATTCAATTCTGCAAAATGCCGGCTATACTCCGGCAAACAGTATTGATGAAACCGATATTCTGCTTTTTAACACTTGCTCGGTGCGTGAACATGCAGAACGCAGAGTATTAGGCAGAATATCTAATGAACGTCATCGCAAAAAAGAAAAGCCTTGGTTTAAAATTGTCCTCTTAGGTTGCATGGCTCAGCGCATAGGGCGGATCTTATTGGAAAAAGACATTGGGATAGACTATGCTGTTGGAGTAGATCAATACAAAGATCTTCCCGTTTTACTTTCATCAGATATCCACTCGGCATTGGAATTTAATCCGGTTGAAATATATGATGCTATAATGCCTGTTCATCAGGGTAAACACTGTGCTTATGTAACAATTATGCGTGGATGTAATAACTTTTGTTCTTATTGCATTGTGCCCCATGTGCGCGGTAGAGAGCGTAGCCGCCCATACAATGATATTCTATGCGATGTTAAATCTGCACTTGAATTTAATATGCTGGATATTAGCTTATTAGGACAAAATGTAAATTCCTATCATTATCAAGAACTAAGTTTTCCTAAATTGCTGCATAAGATAAGTGAAGATATTCCAGAATTAAGACGATTACGTTTTGTGACATCACATCCTAAAGACTTATCAGACGAGCTTGTAATTCAAATGAGAGACAATCCAAAGATATGTGAGCATATACATTTACCCATGCAAAGCGGTAGTGACGATGTTCTTTTTAGAATGAATCGTTCCTATAGTTATAATAAATATCTCGAAAGAATTAACAAGCTTCGAGATGCAATACCAAATATTGCGATTACCACAGACTTGATTGCTGGATTTCCCGGTGAAACAGATCAAGAATTTGAAGATACGCTTAGTGCAATGGAGAATATTGAATTTGATTATGCTTTTTGTTTTAAATATAGCCCACGAAATGGTACTTCTGCAGCTAATTTTGAAAACCAGATTCCAGAAAAGATACGATTAAAACGGCTTCAAACAATGATTGAGTTGCAAAGAAAGATCACACTCAAAAAATTTAAGGCTCAGGTAGGCAATATTGTTGAAGTGTATGTTGAAGGATTTAGTAAAAAAAGTAAGCAACAGGTTTCCGGAAAAACAAGAGATTTTAAAATTGCAGTACTAAACGGTAATGAAACTCATATAGGAAAAATAGTAAAAGTATACGTAGAAGACGCAACGGCAGGCACATTGCTATGCGGTGTGCCATTGTAG
- a CDS encoding NusG domain II-containing protein, which yields MISKYLRSLTIGDLILVLLCLIVAAAFFKAQYSKPQKVYVYKDDHLQGSYELNKDRIIEIDEHVTIEIAYGKARIAKSDCPDKRCVKQGFSNKMPIICMPNRIMLQFKNAEDEHILILY from the coding sequence ATGATTTCTAAGTATCTTCGCAGCTTAACTATTGGTGACCTAATACTGGTGCTGCTCTGTTTGATCGTTGCAGCAGCTTTTTTTAAAGCCCAATATTCAAAGCCCCAAAAGGTATATGTTTATAAGGATGACCACTTACAAGGAAGCTATGAATTGAATAAAGATAGAATAATAGAAATTGATGAGCATGTTACAATTGAAATCGCTTATGGTAAAGCTCGAATAGCAAAAAGTGATTGTCCGGATAAACGATGCGTTAAGCAGGGATTTAGCAATAAGATGCCAATAATTTGTATGCCAAATCGCATAATGCTGCAGTTTAAGAATGCAGAAGATGAGCATATATTAATTCTTTATTAG
- a CDS encoding VacB/RNase II family 3'-5' exoribonuclease: MNDIDIEQRILAKLTDMYPNGLTYSEICSYIGLTKKNKSSVSQILSTLLLAGKLQKERKRYKLVSKPHRMETVTINSSKKINANSTPNSQLIEGIFDATSLAKDRSFAFVRSTDKDYYIDSEDTLNAYHNDVVMIEASKSSRGEHGIVVRIVKRANENIPGDIAKVKNKWIFLPSNPKIHNWFNINELGTAKPGDKVMLTVTNWGDHNSGNLPCGNISEILGPSGDPQVELLAVIRQYQLPLEFPPEVLSEIQKIPLEIGKEEIKLRRDLRKLYTFTIDPASAKDFDDAISIEYTSNGGWRLWVHIADVAHYVGLNSLTFNEASERGNSFYFPKRVIPMIPERLSNQICSLRPDEDKLVMTVETEFDRNAKVRKQKIYEAVIRSDARLAYEEVDDYFDGKTSKLSPILKKALDCGRNLSALLSKLRIENGYVYFDLPEIEYEYDNDGFVHRLGIAEETESHKLIENFMLVANEYTAKELAKKASTSIYRIHEDPDYDKIERLAYVLDFYGIHFVEQENLNKTVQFLLSSLPNKDYHRVFDRIILRSMKKAKYSTQHIRHFGLSLENYTHFTSPIRRLCDLVVHHLCKIHLLNIANTIVRKDQIVRWAAHASEQELQADSAERDIEKVYSATFMRDKVGESFTGLLISTNSSGAFIRLNELPVTAKLQKDQFGKGKWEYRDSEMRFVNTRSHESFELLDSVKVRIMEVSDDIYLELTGEKDSHIHYHSIKRNEKTNLKNRLRIKVDAKATRKNSVKHNRRKGRNRR; this comes from the coding sequence ATGAACGACATAGATATAGAACAACGCATATTAGCTAAACTCACAGATATGTATCCCAATGGTTTAACATACAGTGAAATATGCTCATATATTGGACTTACAAAGAAAAACAAATCTTCTGTTAGTCAAATCCTATCAACTCTGTTATTGGCTGGAAAACTGCAAAAAGAAAGAAAACGATACAAGTTAGTTTCTAAACCTCATAGAATGGAGACAGTCACCATCAATTCTTCCAAGAAAATAAATGCTAATAGTACACCAAACTCTCAACTTATAGAAGGAATTTTTGATGCAACTTCTCTGGCTAAAGATAGATCCTTTGCATTTGTTAGATCTACAGATAAAGACTATTATATTGATAGTGAAGACACATTGAACGCATATCATAATGATGTTGTGATGATTGAGGCCTCCAAAAGTAGTAGAGGTGAACATGGTATTGTTGTGCGTATTGTTAAGCGCGCAAATGAGAACATACCAGGGGATATAGCCAAAGTTAAAAACAAATGGATCTTTTTACCATCCAATCCGAAAATCCATAATTGGTTTAACATAAATGAGCTGGGCACGGCTAAGCCAGGCGATAAAGTAATGTTGACAGTTACAAACTGGGGTGATCACAATAGCGGCAATTTACCTTGTGGAAACATATCAGAGATACTTGGTCCATCAGGAGATCCGCAAGTAGAATTATTGGCCGTTATACGTCAATATCAGTTACCACTTGAATTTCCTCCAGAAGTTTTATCTGAAATACAAAAGATACCTTTAGAAATTGGTAAAGAAGAGATTAAACTCCGACGTGACCTGAGAAAACTATATACATTTACTATTGATCCTGCTTCAGCAAAAGATTTTGATGATGCCATCTCTATAGAGTATACATCGAATGGTGGTTGGCGCTTGTGGGTTCATATTGCAGATGTTGCTCATTATGTAGGTTTGAATTCACTTACTTTTAATGAAGCTTCTGAACGAGGTAACAGCTTTTATTTTCCAAAGAGAGTTATCCCCATGATACCGGAGAGGCTTTCTAATCAAATCTGTAGCCTAAGACCTGATGAAGATAAATTGGTTATGACAGTCGAAACAGAATTTGACCGCAATGCTAAGGTGCGAAAGCAGAAAATATATGAGGCAGTAATTAGATCCGATGCCAGATTGGCATATGAAGAGGTAGACGATTATTTTGATGGAAAAACCAGTAAGCTCTCCCCTATATTAAAGAAAGCTCTGGATTGCGGTAGAAATCTTTCTGCATTACTTAGCAAGCTTCGCATTGAAAATGGATATGTATATTTTGATCTACCAGAAATTGAATATGAGTATGATAATGATGGTTTTGTGCACCGATTAGGCATTGCAGAGGAAACAGAAAGCCACAAGCTTATTGAAAACTTTATGCTAGTTGCTAATGAATATACTGCAAAAGAGCTTGCAAAAAAGGCTTCAACCTCTATATATCGCATTCATGAAGATCCCGATTATGATAAAATTGAACGCCTTGCCTATGTCTTGGATTTTTACGGTATTCATTTTGTGGAACAAGAGAATTTAAACAAGACGGTTCAATTTCTTCTCTCGTCGTTGCCAAACAAAGATTATCACCGTGTTTTTGACCGTATTATCTTAAGAAGCATGAAAAAGGCAAAATACTCAACACAGCACATACGTCACTTTGGCTTATCGTTAGAAAACTATACTCATTTCACTAGTCCTATCCGTCGGCTTTGTGATCTTGTAGTGCATCACTTATGTAAGATTCATCTTTTAAACATTGCTAATACAATCGTTAGAAAAGATCAAATAGTGAGATGGGCTGCACATGCTTCCGAACAAGAATTACAAGCGGATTCTGCAGAAAGAGATATTGAAAAAGTCTATAGCGCTACGTTTATGCGTGATAAAGTAGGCGAGTCTTTTACGGGGTTGTTGATCTCTACAAACAGCTCAGGAGCTTTTATTAGACTCAATGAACTACCGGTCACTGCAAAATTACAAAAAGATCAATTTGGTAAGGGTAAGTGGGAATATAGGGATTCTGAAATGCGTTTTGTAAATACAAGAAGTCATGAATCATTTGAGCTTTTAGATAGTGTGAAAGTTAGAATAATGGAAGTAAGTGATGATATATATTTGGAGCTTACGGGAGAAAAGGACAGTCATATCCATTATCACAGCATAAAGAGAAACGAAAAGACAAATTTGAAAAATAGGCTCAGAATTAAGGTTGACGCCAAAGCTACTAGAAAAAATAGTGTTAAACATAATAGACGCAAAGGCAGGAATAGACGATAA